The following proteins come from a genomic window of Streptomyces sp. GS7:
- a CDS encoding spore-associated protein A, translating to MKRSRAITGSAALAAAGIATMGLATTASAAPARAAAYNGACGSGYRVVNSLPVTGKGTVYLTYSAKTGKNCVVTVRNSPGKPVFLYTYLGPSDGSSDTVFDSGDYTSYAGPVYLAAKGRCVDWGGTVETVSVSVSGSNCGRLAPGVVTHH from the coding sequence ATGAAGCGTTCACGTGCCATCACAGGATCCGCGGCACTGGCGGCGGCCGGTATCGCCACGATGGGCCTGGCCACCACGGCATCGGCCGCGCCGGCGAGAGCCGCGGCGTACAACGGAGCGTGCGGCAGCGGATATCGCGTCGTGAATTCCCTACCGGTCACCGGAAAAGGGACCGTGTATCTGACGTACAGCGCGAAGACCGGAAAGAACTGCGTGGTGACGGTCCGGAACAGCCCCGGTAAGCCGGTGTTCCTCTACACCTATCTCGGCCCCTCGGACGGCAGCTCCGACACGGTTTTCGACAGCGGTGACTACACCTCCTATGCGGGACCGGTGTATCTGGCGGCGAAAGGCCGCTGTGTGGACTGGGGCGGGACCGTCGAGACGGTGAGCGTCAGCGTTTCCGGCTCGA